From one Triticum aestivum cultivar Chinese Spring chromosome 4B, IWGSC CS RefSeq v2.1, whole genome shotgun sequence genomic stretch:
- the LOC123089419 gene encoding uncharacterized protein isoform X2, with product MATTDAGGGDFEFLFPLLDLGGGKAILGIVATKTLACTAAQSSIADVGDAVMTVQLDLNRNCEGLSLSASTSKQSEGKNDPQAPGWRKRSLMSLEWIRYQQAHSQTLDKGCKGCVARTSGTPSEI from the exons ATGGCGACGACGGATGCCGGAGGCGGCGACTTCGAGTTCTT GTTTCCCTTGCTGGATCTTGGTGGCGGCAAGGCTATACTGGGCATTGTAGCCACCAAAACTCTCGCCTGCACAGCCGCCCAGTCGAGCATTGCTGATGTAGGCGACGCTGTGATGACGGTGCAGCTAGATTTGAACAGAAACTGCGAAGGCCTCAGCTTGTCGGCGTCAACCTCAAAGCAGTCAGAAGGCAAAAACGATCCTCAAGCCCCTGGCTGGAGAAAGAG GTCCTTGATGTCCTTGGAATGGATCAGATACCAGCAAGCACATTCTCAAACGCTGGACAAAGGATGCAAGGGATGTGTTGCCAGAACATCTGGCACACCTTCAGAAATATAA
- the LOC123089419 gene encoding uncharacterized protein isoform X3, translating into MATTDAGGGDFEFLFPLLDLGGGKAILGIVATKTLACTAAQSSIADVGDAVMTVQLDLNRNCEGLSLSASTSKQSEGKNDPQAPGWRKRVYQKEVTHGLADVDAHQ; encoded by the exons ATGGCGACGACGGATGCCGGAGGCGGCGACTTCGAGTTCTT GTTTCCCTTGCTGGATCTTGGTGGCGGCAAGGCTATACTGGGCATTGTAGCCACCAAAACTCTCGCCTGCACAGCCGCCCAGTCGAGCATTGCTGATGTAGGCGACGCTGTGATGACGGTGCAGCTAGATTTGAACAGAAACTGCGAAGGCCTCAGCTTGTCGGCGTCAACCTCAAAGCAGTCAGAAGGCAAAAACGATCCTCAAGCCCCTGGCTGGAGAAAGAG GGTGTACCAAAAAGAAGTAACACATGGTCTTGCCGATGTAGATGCCCATCAATGA
- the LOC123089419 gene encoding uncharacterized protein isoform X1, protein MATTDAGGGDFEFLFPLLDLGGGKAILGIVATKTLACTAAQSSIADVGDAVMTVQLDLNRNCEGLSLSASTSKQSEGKNDPQAPGWRKRCPSMIRLLHSKDNGWYINEHRTLHNHSLTDKCGQKIYCPSHRHIDIYTRDVIKQLRENNISIGKVYNIIGSFFGSMSSVPFRKRALRGLCGEISRDQADDDVRKFLLSWDPKILGCIQSTTGCGQPHTKSAMVDRRKQDTIPLPWRCNNF, encoded by the exons ATGGCGACGACGGATGCCGGAGGCGGCGACTTCGAGTTCTT GTTTCCCTTGCTGGATCTTGGTGGCGGCAAGGCTATACTGGGCATTGTAGCCACCAAAACTCTCGCCTGCACAGCCGCCCAGTCGAGCATTGCTGATGTAGGCGACGCTGTGATGACGGTGCAGCTAGATTTGAACAGAAACTGCGAAGGCCTCAGCTTGTCGGCGTCAACCTCAAAGCAGTCAGAAGGCAAAAACGATCCTCAAGCCCCTGGCTGGAGAAAGAG ATGCCCATCAATGATAAGGTTGCTACACTCAAAGGACAACGGGTGGTACATCAACGAGCACAGGACACTCCACAATCACTCTCTGACAGATAAGTGTGGACAGAAAATATACTGCCCCTCGCATAGACATATCGACATTTACACACGAGATGTTATCAAGCAGTTGCGTGAAAATAATATTAGCATTGGCAAAGTGTACAACATAATTGGCAGTTTCTTTGGCTCCATGAGCAGTGTGCCTTTCCGCAAGAGAGCTTTGAGGGGGCTTTGTGGAGAGATTAGCCGAGATCAGGCAGACGATGACGTTAGAAAGTTTTTGCTGAGTTGGGATCCAAAGATTCTGGGTTGTATACAGAGTACAACGGGATGCGGACAGCCGCATACGAAATCTGCTATGGTCGACAGGCGCAAGCAGGACACAATACCATTACCTTGGAGATGCAATAACTTTTGA
- the LOC543286 gene encoding alpha-amylase/trypsin inhibitor CM16 precursor, whose product MASKSNCVLLLAAVLVSIFAAVAAIGNEDCTPWMSTLITPLPSCRDYVEQQACRIETPGSPYLAKQQCCGELANIPQQCRCQALRYFMGPKSRPDQSGLMELPGCPREVQMDFVRILVTPGYCNLTTVHNTPYCLAMEESQWS is encoded by the coding sequence ATGGCGTCCAAGTCCAACTGCGTTCTCCTCTTGGCCGCCGTCCTAGTCTCCATCtttgccgccgttgccgccatcgGCAATGAAGATTGCACCCCATGGATGAGTACTCTGATCACTCCACTCCCAAGCTGCCGTGACTATGTGGAACAACAAGCATGTCGCATCGAAACGCCCGGGTCGCCGTACCTCGCCAAGCAGCAGTGCTGTGGGGAGCTTGCAAACATTCCGCAGCAGTGCCGATGCCAGGCGCTGCGCTACTTCATGGGGCCGAAGTCTCGTCCGGATCAGAGCGGCCTCATGGAACTCCCCGGATGCCCTAGGGAGGTGCAGATGGACTTCGTGAGGATACTCGTCACGCCGGGGTACTGCAACTTGACGACCGTTCACAACACTCCGTACTGCCTCGCTATGGAGGAGTCTCAGTGGAGCTAG